GGGATGGAAGCCCGCCGGCAGCGATACGGCTCTGATGGGCAACTTGCCCACGACGATGGCGGAGCAGACCGCTGGCAGCTTCGGCACGGCCTCCAGCAACTACGGGCAGACGGCAAGCACTTACGGCCACAACGCTTCAAGCGTTGGCAGCAATGCCAGCGACGTGGGCCAGACCGCCGGAAGCGTCGGGCAGACGGCGGGAAACTTCGGTACGGCTTCGAGCAATTACGGCACGGCCTCCAGCAACTACGGCCAGACTGCGGGCAGCTACGGGCAAACGGCCGGGAGCTTCTCCGGCACGGGAACGGCCGCGCCCGGCGCGACGACAGGGCCACGTCTGGTGCGGGGAAGTGACCCGGTGTGGAGCGCCACCTTTGCGCGTTTGCGCACGGACTTTCCTGAGCTGCACACGCATGTGTCCACCGTGCGCGAAGAGGACCTTGTCGATGCTCTGCAGGCAACGCAGGGCACGACGATCGCGCCGGACCTGCTGCTGATCTCGCCGAACGGATGGAGCTGGGCCGAGACCGGGCAAGGTGCTGCATGGTCCTCCGTGATGGTGCCGTTGGGGGCACTGCGCTTTCCGTCGCAGATGGAAGGCCTCACCGGCGCCACGATCACGGCGGCGCTGCCGACCGTGCTGCGCGGAGCGGGGCATCCGCTGTCTGCGCGGGCCTTTGCTGTCTGGCTGCAGAGCTTCCGCCGCTGTGATGCGTGCACACCGATCATTCCCGCGAGCTACAGCGATCAGGAGCGGCTGGCGGCCGCGGCGGCGCGCAGCGTTCTGGTGTCCGACACTGCCGACGGCAGCGCGGACTCGGCGTATGCGACCTCCGACGCTTCGCTGGTGCGCGCGGAGATTTTGCAGGGGCCGCACACGGTCGCGCTCGACAGTCTGCAGTTACGCAGCGATGTGATCGATTCCGTCTCGGGCGATGTCTTTGCGTTGGTGAGCGTGCGGGTGACGGCGGAGGTCAACAGCGGCTTCGGCGTGGTGCAGGCGATGGTCGTCGAGCGCAGAGACAACGACGGCAACTGGCACGTGCTGCATGTCACGCCCGACATGTCTGCGTCGATGGAGATGCGCGCGAAGAAGTATCTTTCTGCGTACGCCATCACGGCGGAGAAGGTGGTTCCGGCGGAGGTCGTTACGCTGGATTCGCCGAAGGACGGAGCGTTCACCACACTGCGTCCGGAGCTCGGCTGGGAGCACAAAGGCGCGCCAACGCTCGAGGTGATCGAGTGGCAGCGCGGCGGGCCTGAGCACTGGGGCGCGGCATCGATGTTCCTGGTGCCGGACGACGGACAGCACTTACGCACGCGTGCCACGGCAGACTTCGTGGCGCGCCCGGGCCAGTATCGCTGGCGCGTCTGGGCGTTGAGCCCGAGCGGTGACCTTGCCGTTTCGGAGTGGTCGAGCTTCGCGGCGGACCACTGAGGTCCGCGTGTCGGCTATCCTCGAAGAGTTGATGTCTGCTGCTGAAACTACTCCGTTGCTCGAGGTGCGTGACCTGCGCGTGCGTTTTGGTGCGTTTGAGGCCGTGCATGGCGCGAGCTTCTCGCTGGCACCGGGGGAAACCCTGGGCCTCGTCGGCGAGTCCGGCTCGGGCAAGTCGGCGACGAGCCTTGCGCTGATGGGGCTGTTGCCCGCGACGGCGAGCACGGAGGGCGCGGTGCGGCTCGGCGGGGCGAACCTGCTGGCGCTGGATGAGGCTGCGATGCGTCGCCAGCGCGGCAGCGAGATCGCGATGATCTTCCAGGAGCCGATGACGGCGCTGAATCCCGTGATGCCGATTGGCCGGCAGATCGCCGAGGCCGTCGAAGCGCACCATCCGAAGCTGAAGCGGAGCGAGGTGAAGGAGCGTGTGCTGCGCGTGTTGCACGACGTTGCGCTGCCCGACCCGGAGCGCCGTTACAACGACTATCCGCACCAGTTTTCCGGCGGACAGCGCCAGCGCATCGTCATCGCGATGGCTCTGGTGAACCGCCCAAAGCTCGTCATTGCCGATGAGCCGACCACCGCGCTCGACGTCACCGTGCAGGCGCAGGTGCTTACGCTGCTGCGCCGCCTGCGCGCGGAGTACGGCCTGGCGATGATCTTCATCTCGCATGACCTTGCGGTGGTGGGACAGGTGGCGGATCGCATCGCCGTGATGCAGCGCGGGCACATCGTGGAGATGGGCGAGGCCGCGCAGGTGCTGCGCGCGCCGCAACATGCGTATACGCAGCAGTTGCTCGCCGCATTGCCGACGATGACCACCGATCGCACGCGTCCGCTGGCCTCGGTCGCACCGCCTGCCGTATCGTGATCTCCATGGACTGCCTTTTCTGCAAGATCGTATCGGGCGACATCCCCGCGACACGCGTTTACGAGGACGAGCAGGTGCTGGCCTTCCCGGACATCCATCCGCAGGCCCCGACGCACCTCCTCATCATTCCGAAGAAGCACATCCGCTCGCACGCCGAAGCCGCCGCAGGCGACAAGGAGATGCTCGGTCACCTGATGTTTGCCGCAGGCGAACTCGCACGCGAGAAGAAGCTCGATGGCGGCTATCGCCTCGTCATCAACACCGGCCCGGACGGCGGCCAGACGGTCGACCACATGCATGTGCACCTGCTCGGAGGCCGCCCCATGCACTGGCCTCCGGGCTAGTCGTGAAAGAGCGTCGAGTGCCCTTATCTGCACGGCTTCTTGCATAGAGGTGGGAGCGAGAATCGGGACTCTGCGACATCCTGCAAACGCACCTCTCCAAAGGCGAGATGTGGGGCACCCGAACCTTAAGGGAGCTGAAAGCATCCAATCGATATGAGCATTTTCAGCAAGCCTAAGCGCACCGAACCGATCCCCGCACCGCTGCACGACATCGTCGCGCCGGAAGCTGGCTACGACGCTGGCCAGACGGAAACCGCTGTCTTTGCGGGCGGATGTTTCTGGGGAGTGCAGTCTGTTTTCCAGCGAGTTCGCGGAGTGATCGACACGGAGGTCGGTTACACCGGCGGCGCCGCAGAAACGGCGAATTACCGCACTGTCTGCGAAGACTGGACCGGCCACGCCGAAGCGATCCGGATCACCTTCGATCCGAACGTCGTCACCTACGGCACATTGCTGCGCATTCTGTTTTCGGTGGTGAGCGATCCTACGCAGGCCAACGGGCAGGGCAATGATCTCGGGACGAGCTACCGCTCGTCGATCTTCACCAGCGATGAGCAGCAGGCGCGGGTGGCCAGCGAGTACATCGCGCAGCTCGACGCGGCGCACGTCTTCCATGCACCGATCGTCACGAAGATAGAGCCACTGATCGCGTTCTACCGCGGCGAGGA
The nucleotide sequence above comes from Granulicella cerasi. Encoded proteins:
- a CDS encoding ABC transporter ATP-binding protein, yielding MSAAETTPLLEVRDLRVRFGAFEAVHGASFSLAPGETLGLVGESGSGKSATSLALMGLLPATASTEGAVRLGGANLLALDEAAMRRQRGSEIAMIFQEPMTALNPVMPIGRQIAEAVEAHHPKLKRSEVKERVLRVLHDVALPDPERRYNDYPHQFSGGQRQRIVIAMALVNRPKLVIADEPTTALDVTVQAQVLTLLRRLRAEYGLAMIFISHDLAVVGQVADRIAVMQRGHIVEMGEAAQVLRAPQHAYTQQLLAALPTMTTDRTRPLASVAPPAVS
- a CDS encoding histidine triad nucleotide-binding protein; the encoded protein is MDCLFCKIVSGDIPATRVYEDEQVLAFPDIHPQAPTHLLIIPKKHIRSHAEAAAGDKEMLGHLMFAAGELAREKKLDGGYRLVINTGPDGGQTVDHMHVHLLGGRPMHWPPG
- the msrA gene encoding peptide-methionine (S)-S-oxide reductase MsrA produces the protein MSIFSKPKRTEPIPAPLHDIVAPEAGYDAGQTETAVFAGGCFWGVQSVFQRVRGVIDTEVGYTGGAAETANYRTVCEDWTGHAEAIRITFDPNVVTYGTLLRILFSVVSDPTQANGQGNDLGTSYRSSIFTSDEQQARVASEYIAQLDAAHVFHAPIVTKIEPLIAFYRGEEYHQDFGMKNPAHPYVQVCDVPKVAALETQFPELLQEYRQR